The proteins below come from a single Danio aesculapii chromosome 25, fDanAes4.1, whole genome shotgun sequence genomic window:
- the fth1b gene encoding ferritin, heavy polypeptide 1b: MSSQVRQNFHQECEAAINRQIYLELYASYVYLSMGYYFDRDDKSLPNFAKFFHDQSKEEREHAEKLMSLQNQRGGRIFLQDIKKPDRDEWGSGLEALECALALEKSVNLSLLELHKVATQHNDPHVCDFLETHYLDEQVKSIKELSDWVGSLRRMGAPQNNMAEYLFDRHTLGKESS; this comes from the exons ATGAGTTCTCAGGTGAGGCAGAACTTCCACCAGGAGTGTGAGGCGGCAATAAACCGTCAGATTTACCTGGAGCTCTACGCCTCATATGTGTATCTGTCCATG GGCTATTATTTTGACAGGGATGACAAGTCTCTGCCAAACTTTGCCAAGTTTTTCCACGATCAGTCGAAGGAGGAGCGAGAGCACGCGGAGAAGCTGATGAGTCTGCAGAACCAGAGAGGAGGACGGATCTTCCTGCAGGACATCAAG aaGCCGGATCGGGATGAGTGGGGCAGTGGTCTGGAAGCTCTAGAATGTGCTCTGGCTCTGGAAAAGAGTGTCAATCTGTCTTTACTGGAGCTTCACAAGGTGGCGACTCAACACAATGATCCTCat GTGTGTGATTTTCTGGAGACGCATTACCTGGATGAGCAGGTGAAGTCCATCAAGGAGCTGTCGGATTGGGTGGGCAGTCTGCGGCGCATGGGAGCCCCTCAAAACAACATGGCTGAATATCTGTTCGACAGACACACTCTGGGCAAAGAAAGCTCTTAG